One part of the Spirochaetota bacterium genome encodes these proteins:
- a CDS encoding YkgJ family cysteine cluster protein, whose protein sequence is MGECKRRGYCCQDVRLAEPPELLQRAYKNWRNMSSIDPKFSEIYLIYPMLTFKHENPSEDLPYHYYCKHFTHTENGIPACSIYEIRPKMCRDFPYYDDEEYLVRDEPLSPYEKCGYNDPD, encoded by the coding sequence GAATGTAAGAGAAGAGGATACTGTTGCCAGGATGTCAGATTAGCAGAGCCTCCTGAATTGTTACAGAGGGCCTATAAAAACTGGAGAAACATGTCCTCAATTGATCCTAAGTTCTCAGAAATATACCTAATATATCCCATGCTGACATTCAAGCATGAAAATCCTTCAGAGGATTTGCCCTATCACTATTATTGCAAGCATTTTACCCATACTGAAAATGGAATTCCTGCCTGTTCAATATATGAGATAAGGCCAAAAATGTGTCGTGATTTTCCTTATTATGATGATGAAGAATATCTTGTTAGAGACGAACCATTAAGTCCCTATGAGAAATGCGGATATAATGATCCTGATTAG